The sequence below is a genomic window from Peromyscus maniculatus bairdii isolate BWxNUB_F1_BW_parent chromosome 17, HU_Pman_BW_mat_3.1, whole genome shotgun sequence.
GAACTTTTACCCAGTCATGTGTGTGGTGGCATGTACTTGTAGTCCCAGCTGTCTAGGAAGCTTAGGCAAGGACATTTCTTGAGCTTAGAAGTTTGAGCTCAGCCTGGGTGCATATCTGAATCCCAAATCCAAAAATACTAATAACAGTAGCGATAAGTTTTACAGACATTTCTTATGTGACAGGCACTTGAATTAGTGGTACATTGTCGGACTCATGTTCATACTTCctgctgtttttgctttttagggCCCAGGATCTTATATCATGAACTATATCATGTACATCTTTTGGGCTTTGAGTTTTGCCTTTCTTGCAGTTTCTTTGGTGAAAGTATTTGCTCCATATGCCTGTGGCTCTGGAATTCCAGAGGTAAGCCATATAATATTCATTGCATGGAAATTATATTCTGCCTTTTATCTTTAGGAATTGTACTTTTttagaaaatagaatattttttaatataaaaaaattaaaaaaaatttaagctggGGGCTTGAGAGATTATTTAGCCTGTAATATAGAAGTTGataatcaatctctctctctctctctctctctctctctctctctctctctctctctctctctctctctctctctcgtgcgcgcgcgcacgtctCTCAACCACTAATATATAGCACATAAATAAGCAAATtaggtttgaaaaacaaaaatgtcagaaATGTTTTATGGCCTGAATTTCTTTGATGGATTAGTTGATATTTTGCTGTTCGACTCTAATTGTAATGTATCCTTCCCTTTCTACAACTGTTGGCTATATTAAATAAACTGATAACTTATAAATTtcgtcattttatattttaagaacagAATTTGACCATAGTAGATCAGTAGTATACAcacttattttttgtttcatcAGTCGTAATTTAAAAGAGAATAACACTTAAGCTTGAACTCATttaattctcttttttatttttaaaaatgaagttttcttcttacatattttagaaatgaaCTGTGATTTTTAAAGGCTGTGTAGGTAAATATACTTAATAAGGAATCAATGCCTGCAGTTTTGGTTATCGCTCATCCTCTGTGGTAGGTAAGAACATCCACGTGATTATAGTGTGATGAGAAGACATAATGTCTTTATTCATGACGGACAGATTTATCTAAATACTTTGTTTATTCCTACAACAGAAAATTTTGAATTGGCCTTTGATTACATATCACTATGGCCCTGCATATACTTTATCATGAcctagtatttttatttgttcctgAGATAGGGTTGCCTTTTATCTTTggttacatatataattatatgcagATTTATCGTATgtgtaaaaataaagtttttttaaattacgAAATATTTTACAGTTTGCCAAAGTTTGGTGGGTGAAACATGAGAATGTTTTCGCTGAGTTAAATTCTCACGGTTCCTAAAGGTTAAACTGCCTCCATCTTTCCTCTGTagatcaaaacaattctgagtgGATTCATCATCCGAGGTTACTTGGGGAAGTGGACTTTAATGATTAAAACCATCACGTTAGTGCTGGCTGTGGCATCAGGGCTGAGTTTAGGAAAAGAAGGCCCCCTGGTCCACGTTGCCTGTTGCTGTGGAAACATCTTTTCCTACCTCTTTCCCAAGTACAGCACAAATGAAGCTAAGAAGAGGGAGGTGAGTGGTGTCTGCAGCTCCGTAACAGAGCAGTGGTGTCACGTGAGCTCCACGTCCTGAGTGACGTCGGTGTCGGGATCTGGGAAACGCGCTCGGACAAACTGCCGACTCAGATGGAAACTTGGGTGTAGCCcgtctgtctgtcctttcctaATTTGTGCTCTTCTGGAATTGACTGCTACTGCTGGTTTAGTCAGACTAGCCGGAACCCCTTTGCTTTCAGTTGATTTCTCAGATACCTTTGCTGTTTGTATTCACTTGGTTTTTGACACTATTGCATGTTCTGGCTTGGGAAATCAGGTGTGGTCTCctctaaaaagaaagaagctgGCAGATGTGCTCAAGATAGCATAGATTTAGTAGCAGAATctggatttatttttctctgattcCAAATACTGTTTTTATCTACTGTGTTATTGCTATAATTGTATGCGTATGTCTAGGTATGTTAAAAGTGAAATATCCAAATCTTGGATTATGGAGACTTAGGTGGCATTCtcagcattttatatatattcactGAGTGACATTATCATGATCGTTCCAGAGAAAAGAACAGGGAGCCCCTGAGAAGTTGGGATACCGTGGTTACATAGCTGGTCTGTGCAGTTAGGACTTCTGCCTTGCAGCTTGACACAATTCATGCTCTTTACAGAAGTGTAAACTGGGATGATTTGAGCAAGTGCTTAGGGTACCCTCGGGTATTCACTGGATCAAAGTAGTAAAAgggataaagatttttttttttaagatttttatttatttattatgtatacagtgttccgtgtgtatgcttgcacaccagaagagggcaccagatctcattacagatggttgtgagccaccatatggttgctgggaattgtactcaggacctctagaagagcagccagtgagtgctcttaacctctgacccattTCACCAGCCCTGGGATAAAGATTCTTAAGAATAATAATTCAGTCAATTTCCAAAGAAACGACAGTGTAGTTGATTTCCTTCAGGTGGAGAGTCAGCAATAAGTGCCCCTAGAGAAGTGCCCTGGGGGCCCAAGAATGTGTGTGGGTCTCCTTCCTTGAAACTGTCTTCACCGTTTCGTCGGTGACTCAAAGGGGCTGTTGTTTGTATTTAGAATGATGCCTTTGGAACATACTTAGAGTGATACCAAGTGTGGCGGGATGTTCAGAGTGCTTTGGATAGTAAAATACAGAGAAATGTTTGATGTCTTTCACAAAGTTTAGAGTAATTACTAATGGTAAAGCAGTTAGCTCCAAAATCTGGAAAAATGATAGCctacttaaaaaataagtaaacatttaCCCATTCCACGTGTTCCTCTCTTCCCTGTTAGTAAATTTCAGTATTGAAGGTTGCCggtattcatttccttctctctacAATACACTCACATTTGTATGTTTGGTGTTAATGTTTTAACTGAGTAGAAAGAGTGCAAATGAGTTTTAAACTaaagtaggaaagaaagaataactttttagaagaaatgaatacttGCCTTTGCTTCACAGGTCATGTAGGTTAGGATCAGAAAAGGCATTTGGAATAGCATGGAGTGTGaagtctgtctgctgtgtctgaaTTGATCAGGGGACTAGAACCAAACCATGTTCTCTTTGTAGGTCCTGTCTGCTGCCTCTGCCGCAGGTGTCTCTGTGGCCTTTGGTGCGCCCATTGGAGGAGTTCTTTTTAGTTTGGAAGAGGTATGTACAAAAACATAGCACTGAAAATGAcagaattacatttaaaattgtatcttggtgtgcttttaatttttatagctgGTATAATAGAGTTCAagtttttgaatttatttttagaaagttttAAAGTAGTTCCCACATAAAAAGTAATAATTTATACATAACCCACAACTACGgaaaattgtgttttaatttttcaagaaaggatttgttttaaaTGACTTGTATGCATCTGTGCGTGGGTGTattcatgtgagtgcaggtggccacagaagtcagaagagggtgtcaactccctggagctggagtcttgGATCGCTGTGAGCCTCTGCATGGAGTATGTGTACACTTGACAGCTGAGCATCTCCTACGACTGCTGAGCATCAAGTGTGCATCTGCGCATTACAGCCACCTGTTTTAACCTGTTACTCATGTGTAAATGTTAGTGATTGTTCTAGCTGAGCTTTGTTGACATctttaaaacaagcaaaataagaATTTTACTTAATGGAAGCCACTAAAACCTGTATATCTCTGGCTGAATTATAGTCCACATttgtattttactattttaaatcaCTTTATAAGCTGACTTTTAATTAAAGTTTTATAATTTGCttgtttaaaatttatatggTTATTTCTTTAACAGTTACTGATatttaaggaaataattttattgctttGGTGGAATATATTGTTTTGTGTTCTCATTGGTttccttttttcatattttacataaaaatatgccTGTGCTTGActctaaaatttttttctttcggTTTTAGAGAAGAGACAAATCAACTACATTTTAATGAATTAACAAAAGTTTCTAAGGGGATATTTATTTTTAGCTGATATGAttgaattagatatgaaactACTTTTGAAAAACAGTTCTTGGTATTCTAAATGATTATTAGACATTTGTAATCAGTTATTGTGAATTTGTAGTTATAGTCAAAGAAAAAGCATCATTTTTTTATTAGGGCAAATCATGTAAATTCAAGCTGCAACAAAATTTGAGCTAGCTACAGTCAAGTTTATACTTGTTATAATGAATCAGAAATGATagcattaatttttctttttgttttttaggttagCTATTATTTTCCTCTGAAAACTTTATGGAGATCATTTTTTGCTGCTTTGGTGGCTGCATTTGTTTTGAGATCCATCAATCCATTTGGGAACAGCCGTCTGGTCCTTTTTTATGTGGAGTATCATACACCCTGGTACCTTTTTGAACTGTTCCCTTTTATTCTCCTAGGGGTGTTTGGAGGGCTTTGGGGAGCCTTTTTTATTAGGGCAAATATTGCCTGGTGTCGTCGACGCAAGTCCACCAAGTTTGGAAAGTACCCCGTTCTCGAAGTCATTATTGTTGCCGCCATTACTGCTGTGATAGCCTTCCCCAACCCCTACACCAGGCTCAACACCAGTGAACTGATTAAAGAGCTGTTTACAGATTGTGGGCCGTTGGAATCCTCTTCTCTTTGTGACTACAGAAATGACATGAATGCCAGTAAAATTGTTGACGATATTCCTGACCGTCCAGCAGGCGTTGGAGTGTATTCAGCTATCTGGCAGTTGTGTCTAGCactcatatttaaaataataatgacagtATTCACTTTTGGTATCAAGGTAAGTGCTCATGTGAGATGATACTGGAATAATTTAGAGATGTCcaaaatatttatgtgtaatgAGAAATGAAATTGTATCCAAATGATTACAATTCTGAGAGCAGAATCTGAAAAGCCCTCATAGGTCTGACATCGAGAGGTTTCTGGTGACTTCTGGAGACGGTGGCCCAAATTTGTTTTTCTGCATTTGCACTCCTTGGCTTGTGTTCCCTCTCTTGCATTTTTAGAGCCATGGCTGGCTGGTTACTCTCTCTTGTTTAACTCTTAGAAATATAAATCCTGATTTCACATGAAAAAACCCCTAGGATTACTTTTAATCCACTCAGATAATACAGGGTAACCTCTTGTTTTAAAAGTCAGTTGGCTGACAGTCTTCATTCTCTGCAACTTTAATTTTTCCTTGGCATGTAATATGGTCatagatccaggaaaagccattatTCTCCCTTCTATAGACTGTAGTATGTTAGCTTAAATGGACACTGTGGACTCAGAATCAGATTGCTAGAGCTATAAATGCTGTGGCTATCCATCAAGTATCTAAAGTCCTGTGCCCTGGAACATGGCTTCTCCTGGACTCACAGCTTTCTCCCTGATGCAAACACAGAGAAGCGAACGTCAGCTTGCCGTAGCCTGTTCTTCAGCTCATGACACCTGAGGTTCCTGTAGCAGCTGACCCTTGGCAGGGATGGCGCACTTTCACAAACTGAGCTCATGTGAAGTAACGGCTTCACTTCTGTGAGATTGGAAGGTTGGAAGTTTTAAGATTGCTTTCAGGCCATTGAATCAAATTCAAAAACTAAAACTTAgagttttattcttctttttcttagcaGAGTTAGTTGAAAGGACCATTAGAGTGGTGTTTTTCGTGATTCCCAGTGTGAGTAGAATTATACCCAGTACTCTCAGTGGCTGTAGCtggccagcactgaggaagctggaggcagatggcagGCCCTCGTTAAGTCCTAGGCTCAGGCTGACAGATTATAACTGAAGATTGTGAAATGTGCCTTAATCCTTTGCATTGTATAGCCCTTTAATTAGCTCAGTACATGCCAGTGTTTACTTTCCTTaactttgaagaaagaatttctgccagcaaagatttttctctttttagttgaTTCACATGTATACTCCGTTCAGAATATTGGGGGCTCTGGAAACATTGCCTGACTTAAGCTGTAGCACTTGAGAAGTAGCATCTGCTGTCTCTACCATTTGTAAAAGTATAAGGGAAGGTCAGACTGGAAGCTTACTGCTCCACAGTGAACAGATTTACGGGAAACATcagtctcttgttttctttttactatgGACTACTGGAAATTTGTTAGAGACTAACTAATGATAAAGGATAAGTAAAGTGTGAGTTATTTTCTCTTTGGCTTAGAGAATTTACTTTATTACGTTGTTACTGAATTCAGAGAATTACTAACGAACTTTCATCTAGCAGGATTTTACTGTGGTTGAATTTTTACTAGGGTTTTAGAATTTCATTAGGATATGAAGGGAGCCAATTCTTAGCAACAAATCCATAGGGTGTAGTTTCAGTCACGTGATTAGAGCTGTGTTCCTTCCTGTCCCAGGTTCCATCAGGCTTGTTTATCCCCAGCATGGCCATTGGAGCAATTGCAGGGAGAATCGTGGGGATTGCCGTGGAGCAGCTTGCCTACTATCACCATGACTGGTTTATCTTCAAGGAATGGTGTGAGGTTGGGGCCGACTGCATCACACCTGGGCTTTATGCCATGGTTGGTGCTGCTGCGTGCTTAGGTAATGTGATCGTGTTTCCTTGTCTGTGGATATTTCCAAGTCcgagaaggaaaagagccagtGTCAATGGAGTCTTGTTTATTTGGTTGCTAGGGAGAAAGGATGCCTGTTAGAAGGAAGgagtaattttaaaagaaatgaaacactAATATTCTTATGTAGTACTGGATTTTGTTGTACTTGTCtgagaacatttgtttaatgtaaaaatttaataatagcATGTTTGTAATATCACATAATGCTTTATGACAGAGACCATCTTGGAACAACTAAGGCTTAATCTGAAACCTGTTCAAGGAGCCTGTTAGTTTTTTCACTACTGAGGATCTGAGCCTGTCTGTAACCATTGATGGCAGTTGCTGTTCCTAAGATCAGCATTATAATGAAGCTTCAGAATAGTTTCACTTTAAACTCTGTAGTAATTTATCAGCTtgaataaaagatttatttttcagccTTCTAGCATCTAAGGTACATTTGTAGAAAAGTAAGAAATAGTAACTTCGTTttagtgaaataaaagcaaaataatgacTCTCAATCTGCAAGAATCTATTATttcctttgaaaaaaatgaaaaaattgtttggttttatatttaaaatttccacCAAACTTTGGTGTAGTATTTAATAATAGTAGGTATTTGACTTTGTTTTTGCTCAGTGACTCAAAATCTTCAGAAGTGTAATATTAGgtgaaattaaataacaaaatcattTTCATCCAAGTTTCGTTTCTTTAGCTTCCACATTCTTTTTAGTGTTGCACTAGGTATAATGAATGATAAGAGTGAAATGTGGGCCGGCCTCTGgctgattccccccccccttcctgcccccgccgccccccgccCATCCATGGGCTGAGAGCACTCAGTGCAGGACTTAGAGGGAACAGAGCGTTCAGGTGTTCGAGGAAGGGAGGATTgcagttttattgtttttaagttacattttaatTGAGAAATTGTACAGGTCACCTTCATACTTTGAAAGCTTTCGTCTTTGAGGACTGTGAGTCCCCAGCTCTTTTATTTGGGCATATCTTCTTTCCATTTGAAGTGTGAGCTCACTAATGACAATTAAAAACCCATGACTCTTTggcatctaatttttttttttctggcaattaACTTTAAGGTCGTTTTTTCAATCAGACAGATCTGTCTGGTTCTCAATTCCTAAAACCATGTTTAAACATGAATGAGTTCAAGTCATAGTCATGTTTTTTAAAGCTGTTATATGAAGAATCATACAGACTTTTGGGATCTGTATCTGTAATCATGCTGATACCTCAGATAAAAATGTAGTAGAGGGATGGCAAGGTATTTCAGTGAGAAAGAACATTTGATATGCAAGCATgggacctgagttctaatccccacCACCCATCCCATAAGCCAGGCTTGGCTGTGCATTTCTGTAACCCAGCATTAGAGGGTAGAGATAggtggatcctgggagctcactggctggGGAGACCTTTCAGCTCAGTGTAAGACCCTTTTCTAAATGAATAAGGCCAAGAGCAGTAGAGGAAAACAGCAGGTGTCCTCCTTTGGCATGTACCACACaggtgcgcgcgcacacacacacacacacacacgcatgcacggtCTTCTATACTTTTAATAACTGTCCGGTAGCTCTTTCTCATAGACCTCCATAATAGTCCTGTAAGTCAGAGCCATAGACTTACTCTCTCACGTGTTTTTAGAGTAATCTGATAGGATAGGAAGAGTCTAATGCAAAGATAAATTCGTCTGAAAACATATTTGGAATTCATGCTTTGAAGAAATGTAACTGTATTATATAGTACATTTTGTATATTTTGGGAAACAAGTTGAATTGGTAAGAAGTAGACTGTAAAAAGATTAGTATCTTAGTTTACATCAGGAtgaatttatatttgaaattgtTCAGATTGGTTGCAGAGTTCTGGATTTGCCATTTTGGCTGGATGATTTTGGAAAAGTTCCTTTAGTTCTTTAATATTTActtttctcatctatgaaatggAAATACCAGCTTGTTCATTATGATTATTTTGAGGATTGTATGAGATAACATGCACATATGGATGTTAGCATGGTTCCGGGTAAAATAAGTgattaaagacaagaaaaagtcTTTATAAATTGACTGGGACATGCTGACATAGAGTAGATATATAATGCATAGTAAGAGGATCCTTCCTTTTTTAGGTTAAGAAACAAAAAAGTGTAATGAACTGACAGGTTTGTGAACTAGTcagtttttttaattacatttatttatttactttgaggGGTTTCAGAATAAGTGTCACAgttgtatgtggaggtcagtggacagttTATGAaaatcagttctctgcttccatgtgggtcttggtggggattgaactcgggtcatcaggcttggcatcaagtgcctttacttgccAAACCATCCAGCTGGCCCATGTTGTTGAGTCTTTTGACCAGAAGAACAGCATGATGGAAATGACGCTAAAGTCACTGGGGCTGTGCATGACTGTCACCCCAGCGGACATGTGAGGTTGCCAGtggaggccagcccgggctgcagagtaagaaagaaagcagtGCTTAGTTGTATACGTGGTGTAGGAAGTAGGTTGAAAGTGACGGGGTCTGAGAgtcaaggaggaaagagaaggtatATTAAAATGCGAGCACAGGGCTAGAGATGGCTGTCAGGAAGAgcatggctgcttttccagaggaccccacGTGCGGTTCTGAATATCTGGGACTCTGGTTCCAGGGTAGCAGGCGGCCTCTTCTGGCTGTCATGGGCACCAAGTATGTACACGGTGCACAGATATAATACGCAGACAAACGGTTGTACATAattaatactaaaaataaattgaaaagaacctgccatttgtttgttttagttttaatgaAAGAATAATTTGGGTCCTGGACTAGGTTGGTAACGGTGAGAATCCTGAGAAAAGGACTCATAGGTAGGGATTTACAGAGGAATCCTGAGAAAAGGACTCATAGGTATTTACAGAGGAATCCTGAGAAAAGGACTCATAGGTATTTACAGAGGAATCCTGAGAAAAGGACTCATAGGTAGGGATTTACAGAGGAATCCTGAGAAAAGGACTCATAGGTAGGGATTTACAGAAGAATTCTGAGAAAAGGACTCATAGGTAGGTGTTTTACAGAAGAGTTCAGATCTGTAGAGGTGATAGTGGAGACAGTGCAATATGATTAAGGTTCCGAAAACAATCACCTGGATTGTCAGGAAGAGTACGTGCAGGATGTGGGATCAGGGAAGCTGAAATGACCCCTCTTAGGAGGACATTTGGATTTCAaatgtgtgttgttttctttgaCAGCCACTTCAGATTCTTTTTATAGGGGACAAAGCAGGTAGTGAGTGTAGTGTGCATTACAGAAACACGGAACGGCACCAGTCAGTGGGAATAGATTAGGCTGGCCGGGTCAGAGTTCACAGCTGAGAGTGATTCTCCGAGGAAATGAGTGGATGcattcctctccctttctccttcatgCCTCCTCCTTGGGATAATGGCCTCAACCCAGGTCCTTgtacctgctaggcaagcaccctccCACTGTGTTAGAAccctgtccccagccccagcaTAGGTAAAGTTTCTACCCGACAATATCACATATACATTGTTAGTACATATCAAGGCTTCCAAATATTCTATACATTTTGAAAAGATagaggaaataaatttatttaatattctacTTATATGTGTAATTTATAAATTGGTAGGAAGCAAGAAAGAGCCACgatatacttatttatatttaagaGGTTATAGTAAGCTTTTATGAGAGTGAGATTGAACTTTGCTGCAGCAGTAACTCAAAATGGCCAAGTTGTTTTTCTTGGTCAactgtggttggttggttggttggttggttggttggttggttgatttgtcTATAAAAGGTTTAGGAATGTTGCTTTAATCATTTTCTGTGCTATAACTGGTTGGTTTCTCTCTAGATCATATTAGAAGTAATGGTTATTATCCTAAGAGCAGTTGTTTTGGGGGATAAGCTTTTCACTGGTCAGGGTCTGGCTTTATTCCATGTTCACCTGCCTAGTCCAAGACTACAGTGAGGTGGTGGGAGGAGTCTGTCTTCCCTGACCAGTGGTGTTTATTTCTTTCAGGTGGTGTGACAAGAATGACTGTCTCCCTGGTGGTTATTGTTTTTGAACTTACTGGAGGCTTAGAATATATCGTTCCTCTTATGGCTGCAGTAATGACCAGTAAATGGGTTGGCGATGCCTTTGGTAGGGAAGGCATTTATGAAGCACACATCCGACTAAATGGATACCCTTTCCTGGATGCAAAAGAAGAATTCACTCATACAACGTTGGCTGCTGACGTCATGAGACCTCGAAGAAGTGATCCTCCCTTAGCTGTTTTGACACAGGACAATATGACAGTAGATGACATAGAAAACATGATTAATGAAACCAGCTACAATGGCTTTCCTGTTATAATGTCAAAAGAATCTCAGCGATTAGTGGGATTTGCCCTCAGAAGAGACCTGACAATTGCAATAGGTATGGTTTCTACAAACCGTCATGAATGTCTGTCATGTGTCACATCTTGGCTGTAACAGATTTATAGGAGGGGAGAAAGCATTGACGTTTAATTGGTTGGGTTTCCAGGGGCAAGTGGTGTTAATTTCTGTGCTTTACAGTCTGTGTTCTCCAGAAAAGGGGTTAGGCTTCAGTGATTCTTTTTCTGCTCTGTGGTGGGAAGGCCAGTGAGAATGGTAGTCTTTGTCAGCAGCTCTTCCCTGTGATGCAGAGGTGAGAGAGGAGACTCACTAGACCATTGAATTGCTGCCCCTAGTTTTCTGGGCAGTACCTCGAGGTAGAGCTGTCCAAACACTTGTCATTCCATAAAGGTGACTGTCTTTGTCATCACCCTTCCCATTCTCTAGGGGTTGCTAGTGGCCAGccagagaaaaggggagaggtGAGCAGTTGTGGAATTACTATAGAAAGGTTAAGGAAAATGGTCAGGTTTGAAGACAAAACAGTGCTAAACTTTTCAATAACTCATATTCCTACTGACTTCAGAGAGATAttgttttaaacttttgtcaCTTGACAGAGACTATTGCATAGGAATAGTTTGTTAGTTTAAGGGAGTATGGTACTTTGGATACATGAAATACCAAGATCGTGGCATCAGA
It includes:
- the Clcn3 gene encoding H(+)/Cl(-) exchange transporter 3 isoform X5 yields the protein MTNGGSINSATHLLDLLDEPIPGVGTYDDFHTIDWVREKCKDRERHRRINSKKKESAWEMTKSLYDAWSGWLVVTLTGLASGALAGLIDIAADWMTDLKEGICLSALWYNHEQCCWGSNETTFEERDKCPQWKTWAELIIGQAEGPGSYIMNYIMYIFWALSFAFLAVSLVKVFAPYACGSGIPEIKTILSGFIIRGYLGKWTLMIKTITLVLAVASGLSLGKEGPLVHVACCCGNIFSYLFPKYSTNEAKKREVLSAASAAGVSVAFGAPIGGVLFSLEEVSYYFPLKTLWRSFFAALVAAFVLRSINPFGNSRLVLFYVEYHTPWYLFELFPFILLGVFGGLWGAFFIRANIAWCRRRKSTKFGKYPVLEVIIVAAITAVIAFPNPYTRLNTSELIKELFTDCGPLESSSLCDYRNDMNASKIVDDIPDRPAGVGVYSAIWQLCLALIFKIIMTVFTFGIKVPSGLFIPSMAIGAIAGRIVGIAVEQLAYYHHDWFIFKEWCEVGADCITPGLYAMVGAAACLGGVTRMTVSLVVIVFELTGGLEYIVPLMAAVMTSKWVGDAFGREGIYEAHIRLNGYPFLDAKEEFTHTTLAADVMRPRRSDPPLAVLTQDNMTVDDIENMINETSYNGFPVIMSKESQRLVGFALRRDLTIAIESARKKQEGIVGSSRVCFAQHTPSLPAESPRPLKLRSILDMSPFTVTDHTPMEIVVDIFRKLGLRQCLVTHNGIVLGIITKKNILEHLEQLKQHVEPLAPPWHYNKKRYPPSYGPDGKPRPRFNNVQLSSVDEEREETEEEVRLLNSTIL
- the Clcn3 gene encoding H(+)/Cl(-) exchange transporter 3 isoform X3 codes for the protein MTRASDVKFLRTHYTMTNGGSINSATHLLDLLDEPIPGVGTYDDFHTIDWVREKCKDRERHRRINSKKKESAWEMTKSLYDAWSGWLVVTLTGLASGALAGLIDIAADWMTDLKEGICLSALWYNHEQCCWGSNETTFEERDKCPQWKTWAELIIGQAEGPGSYIMNYIMYIFWALSFAFLAVSLVKVFAPYACGSGIPEIKTILSGFIIRGYLGKWTLMIKTITLVLAVASGLSLGKEGPLVHVACCCGNIFSYLFPKYSTNEAKKREVLSAASAAGVSVAFGAPIGGVLFSLEEVSYYFPLKTLWRSFFAALVAAFVLRSINPFGNSRLVLFYVEYHTPWYLFELFPFILLGVFGGLWGAFFIRANIAWCRRRKSTKFGKYPVLEVIIVAAITAVIAFPNPYTRLNTSELIKELFTDCGPLESSSLCDYRNDMNASKIVDDIPDRPAGVGVYSAIWQLCLALIFKIIMTVFTFGIKVPSGLFIPSMAIGAIAGRIVGIAVEQLAYYHHDWFIFKEWCEVGADCITPGLYAMVGAAACLGGVTRMTVSLVVIVFELTGGLEYIVPLMAAVMTSKWVGDAFGREGIYEAHIRLNGYPFLDAKEEFTHTTLAADVMRPRRSDPPLAVLTQDNMTVDDIENMINETSYNGFPVIMSKESQRLVGFALRRDLTIAIESARKKQEGIVGSSRVCFAQHTPSLPAESPRPLKLRSILDMSPFTVTDHTPMEIVVDIFRKLGLRQCLVTHNGIVLGIITKKNILEHLEQLKQHVEPLAPPWHYNKKRYPPSYGPDGKPRPRFNNVQLSSVDEEREETEEEVRLLNSTIL
- the Clcn3 gene encoding H(+)/Cl(-) exchange transporter 3 isoform X1 — translated: MESEQLFHRGYYRNSYNSIRSASSDEELLDGAGAIMDFQTSEDDTLLDGDTAVGTHYTMTNGGSINSATHLLDLLDEPIPGVGTYDDFHTIDWVREKCKDRERHRRINSKKKESAWEMTKSLYDAWSGWLVVTLTGLASGALAGLIDIAADWMTDLKEGICLSALWYNHEQCCWGSNETTFEERDKCPQWKTWAELIIGQAEGPGSYIMNYIMYIFWALSFAFLAVSLVKVFAPYACGSGIPEIKTILSGFIIRGYLGKWTLMIKTITLVLAVASGLSLGKEGPLVHVACCCGNIFSYLFPKYSTNEAKKREVLSAASAAGVSVAFGAPIGGVLFSLEEVSYYFPLKTLWRSFFAALVAAFVLRSINPFGNSRLVLFYVEYHTPWYLFELFPFILLGVFGGLWGAFFIRANIAWCRRRKSTKFGKYPVLEVIIVAAITAVIAFPNPYTRLNTSELIKELFTDCGPLESSSLCDYRNDMNASKIVDDIPDRPAGVGVYSAIWQLCLALIFKIIMTVFTFGIKVPSGLFIPSMAIGAIAGRIVGIAVEQLAYYHHDWFIFKEWCEVGADCITPGLYAMVGAAACLGGVTRMTVSLVVIVFELTGGLEYIVPLMAAVMTSKWVGDAFGREGIYEAHIRLNGYPFLDAKEEFTHTTLAADVMRPRRSDPPLAVLTQDNMTVDDIENMINETSYNGFPVIMSKESQRLVGFALRRDLTIAIESARKKQEGIVGSSRVCFAQHTPSLPAESPRPLKLRSILDMSPFTVTDHTPMEIVVDIFRKLGLRQCLVTHNGIVLGIITKKNILEHLEQLKQHVEPLAPPWHYNKKRYPPSYGPDGKPRPRFNNVQLSSVDEEREETEEEVRLLNSTIL
- the Clcn3 gene encoding H(+)/Cl(-) exchange transporter 3 isoform X4 gives rise to the protein MESEQLFHRGYYRNSYNSIRSASSDEELLDGAGAIMDFQTSEDDTLLDGDTAVGTHYTMTNGGSINSATHLLDLLDEPIPGVGTYDDFHTIDWVREKCKDRERHRRINSKKKESAWEMTKSLYDAWSGWLVVTLTGLASGALAGLIDIAADWMTDLKEGICLSALWYNHEQCCWGSNETTFEERDKCPQWKTWAELIIGQAEGPGSYIMNYIMYIFWALSFAFLAVSLVKVFAPYACGSGIPEIKTILSGFIIRGYLGKWTLMIKTITLVLAVASGLSLGKEGPLVHVACCCGNIFSYLFPKYSTNEAKKREVLSAASAAGVSVAFGAPIGGVLFSLEEVSYYFPLKTLWRSFFAALVAAFVLRSINPFGNSRLVLFYVEYHTPWYLFELFPFILLGVFGGLWGAFFIRANIAWCRRRKSTKFGKYPVLEVIIVAAITAVIAFPNPYTRLNTSELIKELFTDCGPLESSSLCDYRNDMNASKIVDDIPDRPAGVGVYSAIWQLCLALIFKIIMTVFTFGIKVPSGLFIPSMAIGAIAGRIVGIAVEQLAYYHHDWFIFKEWCEVGADCITPGLYAMVGAAACLGGVTRMTVSLVVIVFELTGGLEYIVPLMAAVMTSKWVGDAFGREGIYEAHIRLNGYPFLDAKEEFTHTTLAADVMRPRRSDPPLAVLTQDNMTVDDIENMINETSYNGFPVIMSKESQRLVGFALRRDLTIAIESARKKQEGIVGSSRVCFAQHTPSLPAESPRPLKLRSILDMSPFTVTDHTPMEIVVDIFRKLGLRQCLVTHNGRLLGIITKKDILRHMAQTANQDPASIMFN